A single window of Gimesia chilikensis DNA harbors:
- a CDS encoding efflux RND transporter permease subunit — protein MVNHIIEWSLNNRFIVMLLALVILGLGVFSASTIPLDAVPDLTNVQVQILTNSPALGPVEVEQFITFPVENAMSGVPNVEEIRSISRFGLSAVTVAFKDGTDIYWARNLINERLLQARENIPPGMGTPELGPIATGMSEIYQFEVRSEVEDQYSLSELRTILDWQIAFQLRSVPGVIEVNTFGGELKTYEVQIDPAKLQNYEISLSDVFQALEENNGNAGGGYITHGAEQRLIRGEGLVGSLDDIRTIVLDSREGTPIRVRDVAEVRFAPMLRQGAVTRDGDREAVIGMVMMIMGGNSRQVVADVKEKIAEIQKTLPKGVVIETFYDRTELVEKTIHTVAENIGLGVLLVIIMLFLLLGDVRAGLIVAAAIPLSAMSALIAMRYAGVSANLMSMGAVDFGVIVDGAVVMIENCVRRASHYQKEHGGDHVPLGVYRESAKEVGKPILFAGIIVIIVFIPILSLQGMEGKMFRPMAFVFMTALSSALIMSVTVMPVMASLFLARQMKERETFLVRWIKQAYQPLLSFAMLRPVLMFVSSVVLFVVSIVLAAGFGLEFVPKLDEGDIAIQATRLPSISLETSIEMTKAMERTLLEFPEVETVVCKTGRPEIANDPMGVYQTDILVRMRPVSEWGEGVTKLKLIEEMQQKLEDQVPGNSYSFTQPIELRVQELVAGVRSDIGISLYGDDLDELKRKGDEIVIALNKVPGAADVQAQQIAGLPYLRVIIRREQLARYGINARDVLNAVATVGGVSAGQVFEGQRRFPLQVRLSPDWRKEAKQLAELKIEDPQGRQIPISQLAEIKVEEGPVEISRDSIRRRLLIQSNVRGRDLAGFVAEAQQVVDRDVELPAGYTLRWGGQFENLQQASQRLAIAVPVALFLIFALLYMTFNSVKLAMLIYLNVPIAATGGILFLWVRDMPFSISAGVGFIALFGIAVMNGVVLIEHVRHLRHSGDSQRDAVVNGAMDRLRPVLMTASCGALGFIPMALSGSSGAEVQRPLATVVIGGLVTSTALTLLVLPTIYRWFEPKEVTPEPVDMTEFEH, from the coding sequence ATGGTCAACCATATCATTGAATGGTCTTTAAACAATCGATTTATTGTGATGCTGCTGGCCCTGGTCATCCTGGGGCTGGGGGTCTTCTCTGCTTCAACGATTCCCCTGGATGCCGTTCCCGATTTGACGAACGTGCAGGTACAGATTCTCACGAACTCCCCTGCCCTGGGTCCGGTCGAGGTGGAACAGTTCATTACCTTCCCCGTGGAAAATGCGATGAGTGGTGTGCCGAACGTGGAAGAAATCCGTTCGATCAGCCGCTTCGGTTTGAGCGCTGTCACTGTGGCATTTAAAGATGGTACCGACATCTACTGGGCGCGAAATCTCATCAACGAACGTCTGCTACAGGCACGCGAGAACATCCCCCCGGGAATGGGAACGCCCGAACTGGGGCCTATTGCTACCGGGATGAGTGAAATTTACCAGTTTGAAGTCCGCAGCGAAGTGGAAGATCAGTATTCACTCAGCGAATTGCGGACGATCCTCGACTGGCAGATCGCGTTTCAGCTGCGAAGTGTACCGGGCGTGATCGAAGTCAACACATTCGGCGGTGAACTCAAAACGTATGAAGTTCAGATTGATCCCGCCAAACTGCAGAATTATGAAATTTCGCTCAGCGATGTCTTCCAGGCACTCGAAGAAAATAACGGTAATGCCGGCGGTGGTTACATCACACATGGAGCCGAACAGAGACTGATTCGCGGCGAGGGTTTGGTCGGTTCGCTGGATGACATCCGCACGATTGTGCTGGACAGCCGCGAAGGGACCCCAATCCGGGTCCGCGATGTGGCGGAAGTTCGTTTTGCCCCAATGCTGCGTCAGGGAGCGGTCACCCGCGATGGTGACCGCGAGGCCGTGATCGGAATGGTCATGATGATCATGGGCGGAAACTCACGGCAGGTGGTCGCGGACGTCAAAGAGAAAATTGCCGAAATCCAGAAGACGCTTCCCAAAGGGGTCGTCATCGAAACGTTCTACGACCGCACCGAACTGGTGGAAAAGACAATCCACACGGTTGCGGAGAATATCGGCCTGGGCGTGCTGCTGGTAATCATCATGCTGTTCCTGCTGTTGGGGGATGTGCGTGCCGGACTGATCGTGGCGGCAGCAATTCCGCTGTCGGCGATGAGCGCCCTGATCGCGATGCGTTATGCGGGCGTCTCAGCCAACCTGATGAGTATGGGTGCGGTCGACTTCGGCGTGATCGTCGATGGTGCCGTGGTGATGATTGAAAACTGCGTACGCCGCGCATCACACTACCAGAAAGAGCATGGGGGCGACCACGTGCCGCTGGGTGTCTATCGCGAATCAGCCAAGGAAGTGGGCAAGCCGATTCTGTTTGCCGGCATCATTGTGATCATCGTATTCATTCCGATTCTGAGCCTCCAGGGAATGGAAGGTAAGATGTTCCGCCCGATGGCGTTTGTATTCATGACGGCGCTCTCCTCGGCCCTGATCATGTCGGTCACGGTGATGCCTGTGATGGCTTCCCTGTTCCTGGCTCGTCAGATGAAAGAACGTGAGACATTCCTGGTCCGCTGGATCAAACAGGCTTATCAGCCGCTGCTGAGCTTTGCCATGCTGCGACCGGTGTTGATGTTTGTCAGTTCGGTCGTGCTGTTTGTTGTCAGCATAGTTCTGGCTGCCGGCTTCGGACTGGAATTCGTTCCCAAACTGGATGAAGGCGACATTGCCATCCAGGCGACCCGGCTCCCCAGTATTTCGCTGGAGACATCGATCGAAATGACCAAGGCGATGGAGCGGACGCTGCTGGAATTTCCCGAGGTGGAAACGGTGGTCTGTAAAACCGGTCGTCCGGAAATTGCCAACGACCCGATGGGCGTTTATCAGACCGATATCCTGGTACGGATGAGACCGGTGTCGGAATGGGGGGAAGGTGTCACGAAGCTCAAGCTCATTGAAGAGATGCAGCAGAAGCTGGAGGACCAGGTTCCCGGTAACAGTTACAGTTTCACACAGCCGATCGAACTGCGCGTGCAGGAACTGGTGGCCGGGGTCCGTTCCGATATCGGGATCAGCCTTTACGGGGATGACCTGGATGAACTGAAGCGGAAGGGAGACGAGATCGTCATCGCGTTGAATAAGGTCCCGGGAGCCGCGGACGTTCAGGCGCAACAGATCGCAGGTCTGCCTTACCTGCGGGTCATCATTCGCCGCGAGCAGCTGGCCCGCTACGGAATCAATGCTCGTGATGTGCTGAATGCTGTCGCGACCGTTGGTGGCGTTTCTGCAGGACAGGTCTTCGAAGGACAACGTCGGTTTCCGCTGCAGGTTCGTCTGAGTCCGGACTGGCGGAAAGAGGCCAAACAGCTCGCGGAGCTCAAAATCGAAGATCCCCAGGGACGACAGATTCCGATTTCGCAACTCGCGGAGATCAAGGTGGAAGAGGGACCGGTAGAAATCAGCCGGGATTCTATTCGACGTCGCCTGCTGATTCAGAGCAACGTGCGCGGCAGGGACCTGGCAGGCTTTGTGGCCGAAGCGCAGCAGGTGGTCGATCGGGATGTGGAATTGCCCGCCGGTTATACTCTGCGTTGGGGTGGCCAGTTTGAAAACCTGCAGCAGGCTAGTCAGCGACTGGCGATCGCGGTTCCCGTGGCGCTGTTCCTGATTTTCGCCCTGCTCTACATGACCTTCAATTCAGTGAAGCTGGCAATGCTGATCTATCTGAACGTGCCGATTGCGGCGACCGGGGGCATCCTGTTTCTGTGGGTCCGCGATATGCCGTTCTCGATCTCGGCCGGGGTCGGCTTTATCGCGTTGTTCGGAATCGCGGTCATGAACGGCGTGGTGCTGATTGAGCACGTACGACATTTAAGGCATTCGGGAGACAGCCAGCGGGATGCCGTGGTCAACGGCGCGATGGACCGGTTGCGGCCCGTGTTGATGACCGCGTCCTGTGGTGCCCTGGGATTCATTCCCATGGCCTTGTCCGGCAGTTCGGGTGCGGAAGTGCAACGACCTCTGGCAACCGTGGTGATCGGGGGGCTGGTGACTTCAACAGCATTGACGCTGCTGGTACTACCGACGATTTACCGCTGGTTCGAACCGAAGGAAGTCACTCCGGAACCGGTTGACATGACAGAGTTCGAGCATTGA